One part of the Vitis riparia cultivar Riparia Gloire de Montpellier isolate 1030 chromosome 6, EGFV_Vit.rip_1.0, whole genome shotgun sequence genome encodes these proteins:
- the LOC117916030 gene encoding receptor-like protein 46 isoform X1 encodes MARPCPLLAFCGLFFFFFFLPCLSCPEHQKQALLQFKSSILAITSSFNSSNSLLQSWNSNSSCCRWDEVECSGTPNSTSRTVIGLQLIELFTKPPVSSTILAPIFHIRSLERLEIPENNIQSEIPAVGFANLSNLVDLDLSWNNFSGSVPPQLFHLPLLQYLFLDDNSLSGKVPEEIGNLSRLQQLSLSGNNFSGSIPPQLFHLPLLKYLYLDDNSLSGKVLVEIGNLSSLRTLSLSGNRLSGVLLSVSSKGGLEVLDLSDNDLSTEVPTEIGNLPNISTLVLSNNRLTGGIPSSMQKLSKLEKLYLQNNLLTGEIPSWLFDFKGLESLYLGGNRLIWNDSVKIAPNSRLRRLSLKSCGLVGEIPKWISTQTNLYFLDLSKNNLQGAFPRWFLEMRLEYLFLSSNEFTGSLPPGLFSGASLGVLALSRNNLSGELPKNIGDATYLEILTLSENNFSGPIPQSLIKVPYLQFLDLSRNRFFGPFPVFYPESQLSYIDFSSNDFSGEVPTTFPKQTIYLALGGNKFSGGLPLNLTNLSNLERLELQDNNLTGELPNFLSQISTLQVLNLRNNSFQGLIPESIFNLSNLRILDVSSNNLTGEIPKESRNLVGMIRAQNSPSSILSTIFIGFIGDSLSQKLTIPLEIEDLMVNWKNSKQGIPSDNLNMYTLLDLSNNQLFGQIPASLGALKALKLLNISCNKLSGKIPTSFGDLENIESLDLSHNKLSGSIPQTLTKLQQLTILDVSNNQLTGRIPDGGQMGTMVLDPNYYANNSELCGMQIHVSCPEDEPPRPTKPPENDNKEPWFLWEAVWIGYPVGLLLAIGIIFLTGYFTLPPPSNRRHRPQRPIRRWN; translated from the exons ATGGCGAGGCCATGCCCACTGCTTGCCTTCTGTggccttttcttcttcttcttcttcttgcctTGTCTATCTTGTCCTGAACACCAAAAGCAAGCTCTTCTCCAGTTTAAGTCCTCCATCCTTGCTATTACTTCTTCATTCAACAGTTCCAACTCTCTGTTGCAGTCATGGAATTCAAATTCAAGTTGTTGTCGATGGGATGAGGTTGAATGCAGTGGTACTCCAAATTCAACTTCAAGAACTGTGATAGGTCTCCAACTAATAGAGCTTTTCACCAAGCCCCCGGTGTCGTCCACTATCTTGGCACCCATTTTTCACATCAGAAGCTTGGAGCGGCTTGAGATCCCTGAGAACAACATCCAAAGTGAAATCCCGGCAGTTGGATTTGCTAATCTCAGCAATTTGGTTGACCTAGATTTGTCGTGGAATAACTTCAGTGGATCCGTTCCTCCTCAGCTCTTTCACTTACCACTTCTTCAGTATCTCTTTTTGGATGATAATTCTCTTAGTGGAAAAGTCCCTGAAGAAATTGGAAACCTCTCCAGGTTGCAGCAGTTATCTCTCTCAG GGAATAACTTCAGTGGATCTATTCCTCCTCAGCTCTTTCACTTACCACTTCTGAAGTATCTCTATTTGGATGATAATTCTCTTAGTGGAAAAGTCCTTGTAGAAATTGGAAATCTCTCAAGTTTGCGGACGTTATCCCTCTCAGGTAACAGATTATCAGGTGTGCTTCTTTCAGTTTCGTCGAAGGGGGGGTTAGAAGTCTTGGACTTGAGTGACAATGATTTATCCACGGAAGTACCCACTGAGATTGGGAATTTACCCAACATCTCCACTTTGGTGTTGAGTAACAACCGGTTGACGGGTGGAATCCCCTCGTCCATGCAAAAACTAAGCAAGTTGGAAAAACTTTACTTGCAGAACAACTTGCTAACCGGAGAAATTCCATCTTGGTTATTTGATTTCAAGGGCCTCGAGAGTTTGTATCTTGGAGGAAACCGTCTAATTTGGAATGACAGTGTGAAGATAGCACCAAATTCCAGGCTACGTCGACTGTCTCTGAAATCTTGTGGTCTTGTTGGAGAGATTCCAAAGTGGATTTCTACCCAAACGAATCTTTATTTTCTGGATTTGAGTAAGAACAATCTCCAAGGTGCATTTCCACGATGGTTTCTTGAGATGCGACTTGAATATTTGTTTCTATCAAGCAATGAATTTACAGGTTCTCTTCCACCTGGTCTTTTTTCTGGAGCTTCTTTAGGCGTGCTTGCTCTCTCAAGGAACAATCTCTCTGGGGAGTTGCCCAAAAACATCGGAGATGCAACCTACCTAGAAATTCTTACCTTGAGTGAGAACAACTTTTCTGGGCCTATTCCTCAATCCCTCATCAAAGTTCCCTACCTACAATTTTTGGATCTATCCAGAAATAGATTTTTTGGCCCATTCCCAGTTTTCTACCCCGAATCACAACTATCTTATATCGATTTCTCTTCTAATGATTTCTCGGGAGAGGTTCCAACAACCTTTCCTAAACAAACAATATATCTTGCATTGGGCGGAAATAAGTTTTCAGGGGGCTTGCCTTTGAACTTGACCAACTTGAGCAACCTTGAACGCCTCGAACTCCAGGATAACAATCTTACAGGTGAGTTGCCAAACTTTctctcccaaatctccactctACAAGTTTTGAACCTCCGGAATAACTCCTTTCAAGGTTTAATCCCTGAAAGTATTTTCAACCTCAGTAACCTCAGAATTCTTGATGTCTCAAGCAACAACCTAACTGGAGAAATCCCCAAAGAGTCTCGTAACCTTGTTGGAATGATTAGGGCACAAAATTCACCATCATCAATCCTTTCGACAATCTTTATTGGTTTTATTGGAGACAGTTTAAGCCAAAAACTGACAATCCCTCTGGAGATCGAGGACTTGATGGTGAATTGGAAGAACTCAAAGCAAGGTATCCCTAGCGACAACCTTAACATGTACACTTTGTTAGACTTATCAAATAACCAACTCTTCGGCCAAATTCCAGCCTCGTTGGGCGCTCTTAAGGCCTTGAAGTTACTCAACATCTCTTGTAACAAACTCTCCGGGAAGATACCAACAAGTTTTGGTGATTTAGAAAATATAGAGAGTTTGGACTTATCCCACAACAAGCTCTCTGGTTCAATTCCTCAGACCCTAACAAAGCTGCAACAACTTACCATTCTAGACGTGAGTAACAATCAGCTCACAGGTCGGATCCCAGATGGTGGGCAAATGGGCACAATGGTATTGGATCCAAACTACTATGCCAACAACAGTGAACTGTGTGGTATGCAAATTCATGTGTCATGTCCTGAAGATGAGCCCCCACGACCGACAAAGCCACCGGAGAATGATAATAAGGAGCCA
- the LOC117916032 gene encoding receptor-like protein 46, whose product MIGLYLMGFFTKPPVPSTILAPIFHIRSLELLYILDTNIQGEIPAIGFANLSNLVDLDLSMNNFSGSVPPQLFHLPLLQDLYLGYNSLSGKVPEEIGNLSRLQQLSLRGNNFIGSIPSQLFHLPLLQDLSLDDNSLSGKVLVEIGNLSSLRTLSLSGNRLSDVLLSVSSKGGLELLDLSDNNLSTEIPTEIGNLPNISTLALSNNRLTGGIPSSMQKLSKLEKLYLQNNLLTGEIPSWLFHFKGLQDLYLGGNRLTWNDSVKIAPNPRLGQLSLKSCGLVGEFPKWISTQTGLDFLDLSKNKLQGALPQWFLEMRPNGLILSDNEFTGSLPPGLFSGPSLNVLALSRNNLSGELPKNIGDATSLEILTLSENNFSGPIPQSLIKVPYLQFLDLSRNRFFGPFPVFYPESQLSYIDFSSNDFSGEVPTTFPKQTIYLALGGNKFSGGLPLNLTNLSNLERLELQDNNLTGELPNFLSQISTLQVLNLRNNSFQGLIPESIFNLSNLRILDVSSNNLTGEIPKESRNLVGMIRAQNSPSSIILTIAMPNIGDSFTHVTIPLEIEDLIVNWKNSKQGIPSDNLNMYTLLDLSNNQLSGQIPTSLGALKALKLLNISRNKLSGKIPTSFGDLKNIESLDLSHNKLSGSIPQTLTELQQLTILDVSNNQLTGRIPDGGQMGTMVLDPNYYANNSGLCGMQIHVSCPEDKPPPPTKPRENDNKEPWFLWEGVWIGYPVGLLLAIGIIFLTGYFTLPPPSNRRHRPHRPIRRWN is encoded by the exons ATGATTGGTCTCTATCTAATGGGCTTTTTCACCAAGCCCCCGGTGCCGTCCACTATCTTGGCACCCATTTTTCACATCAGAAGCTTGGAGTTGCTTTACATCTTAGACACCAACATACAAGGTGAAATCCCCGCAATTGGGTTTGCTAATCTCAGCAATTTGGTTGACCTAGATTTGTCGATGAATAACTTCAGTGGATCCGTTCCTCCTCAGCTCTTTCACTTACCACTTCTTCAGGATCTCTATTTGGGTTATAATTCTCTTAGTGGAAAAGTCCCTGAAGAAATTGGAAACCTCTCCAGGTTGCAGCAGTTATCTCTCAGAG GGAATAACTTCATTGGATCCATTCCTTCTCAGCTCTTTCACTTACCACTTCTTCAGGATCTCTCTTTGGATGATAATTCTCTTAGTGGAAAAGTCCTTGTAGAAATTGGAAACCTCTCAAGTTTGCGGACGTTATCCCTCTCAGGTAACAGATTATCAGATGTGCTTCTTTCAGTTTCGTCGAAGGGGGGGTTAGAATTATTGGACTTGAGTGACAATAATTTATCCACGGAAATACCCACTGAGATTGGGAATTTACCCAACATCTCCACTTTGGCGTTGAGTAACAACCGGTTGACGGGTGGAATCCCCTCGTCCATGCAAAAACTAAGCAAGTTGGAAAAGCTTTACTTGCAGAACAACTTGCTAACCGGAGAAATTCCATCTTGGTTGTTCCATTTCAAGGGCCTCCAGGATTTGTATCTTGGAGGAAACCGTCTAACTTGGAATGACAGTGTGAAGATAGCACCAAATCCCAGGCTAGGTCAACTGTCTCTGAAATCTTGTGGTCTTGTTGGAGAGTTTCCAAAGTGGATTTCTACCCAAACGGGTCTTGATTTCCTGGATTTGAGTAAGAACAAACTCCAAGGAGCACTTCCACAATGGTTTCTTGAAATGAGACCTAATGGTTTAATTCTATCAGATAATGAATTTACAGGTTCTCTTCCACCTGGTCTTTTTTCTGGACCTTCTTTAAACGTGCTTGCTCTCTCAAGGAACAATCTCTCTGGGGAGTTGCCCAAAAACATCGGAGATGCAACCTCCCTAGAAATTCTTACCTTGAGTGAGAACAACTTTTCTGGGCCTATTCCTCAATCCCTCATCAAAGTTCCCTACCTACAATTTTTGGATCTATCCAGAAATAGATTTTTTGGCCCATTCCCAGTTTTCTACCCCGAATCACAACTATCTTATATCGATTTCTCTTCTAATGATTTCTCGGGAGAGGTTCCAACAACCTTTCCTAAACAAACAATATATCTTGCATTGGGCGGAAATAAGTTTTCAGGGGGCTTGCCTTTGAACTTGACCAACTTGAGCAACCTTGAACGCCTCGAACTCCAGGATAACAATCTTACAGGTGAGTTGCCAAACTTTctctcccaaatctccactctACAAGTTTTGAACCTCCGGAATAACTCCTTTCAAGGTTTAATCCCTGAAAGTATTTTCAACCTCAGTAACCTCAGAATTCTTGATGTCTCAAGCAACAACCTAACTGGAGAAATCCCCAAAGAGTCTCGTAACCTTGTTGGAATGATTAGGGCACAAAATTCACCATCATCAATCATTCTGACAATCGCTATGCCTAATATTGGAGACTCGTTTACCCACGTGACAATCCCTCTGGAGATCGAGGACTTGATAGTGAATTGGAAGAACTCAAAGCAAGGTATCCCTAGCGACAACCTTAACATGTACACTTTGTTAGACTTATCAAATAACCAACTCTCCGGCCAAATTCCAACCTCGTTGGGCGCTCTTAAGGCCTTGAAGTTACTCAACATCTCTCGTAACAAACTGTCCGGGAAGATACCAACAAGTTttggtgatttaaaaaatatagagagTTTGGACTTATCCCACAACAAGCTCTCTGGTTCAATTCCTCAGACCCTAACCGAGCTGCAACAACTTACCATTCTAGACGTGAGTAACAATCAGCTCACAGGTCGGATCCCAGATGGTGGGCAAATGGGCACAATGGTATTGGATCCAAACTACTATGCCAACAACAGTGGCTTGTGTGGTATGCAAATTCATGTGTCATGTCCTGAAGATAAGCCCCCACCACCGACAAAGCCACGGGAGAATGATAATAAGGAGCCATGGTTTTTATGGGAAGGTGTGTGGATTGGGTACCCAGTCGGTTTGTTGTTAGCAATCGGAATCATATTTCTTACCGGGTATTTTACCTTACCACCACCTTCAAACCGTCGACATCGCCCACATCGTCCAATCAGGCGATGGAATTAA